One Methanobacteriaceae archaeon genomic window, CGCATTAACCAACTTAGATGTATGGTTAGCAGCATTTGGACAAATTGTATTCTCTCTTAGTTTAGGTATGGCAATTGCAATGACCTATGCAAGTTACTTACCAGACAAATCCAAATTAGTTGACAGTGCAGTAACTGTTGCATTCTCAAACTCTATTTTCGAAGTATTTAACTCAATTGGAATCTTCTCCATTTTAGGATTCATGTTCGTATCCACTGGTATTCCATTTGATGAATTAGTAACTTCCGGAACTGGACTTGCATTCGTTGTGTTCCCACAAGTATTAAACACCTTAGGACCAATGGGATACGTTATCGGACCATTATTCTTCTTGTGTATCTTATTTGCAGGAATTACCTCTGCAATTGCACTTCTCGAAGTAGCAACTTATGCAATTTCCGAAAAATTCGATATAGGACGTAAAAAAACAGTTACAATGATTTGTGTGCTCGGATTTATCATTTCAATAATCTTCACAACAAGCCTTGGAAGTACAATTTTAGGTGCATTTGATGCATTCTTAAACAACTTCGCATTATTACTTGGAATCCTTATTGAATGTATAATCTTTGGTTGGATTTACGACTTCGATAAATTAATTAGTACTTTAAACAAAGACTCACGTATTAAAGTAGGTAAACTCTGGAAAATTGTTATTAAATTCATCCTACCACTTTGTATCGCAGTTCTTTGGATCCAAGGGGTCTACACAACTATTACAACCGCAGACCAATTAAGTTTATTCATTATGGGAATACTTACAGTAATATTAATTGTATTACCAATTGTATTTACCAAACTTCCTGCTAAAAACGAAGATTACTACAAAATAACTTCAGAATAAATAGCTAATTATTAGCTATTTACTTTTTTTATTTTTTTAACTATTCACACCACATCACTAAATTTTAGAATTAAATAAAAAAATTTAGTCATACCTAAATATTATATATGATGATATCCAAATATAATTCATAAACTCATTATTATCACATGATAAAATTTAAAGGACATAGAATATGAAAAAGAAGATAATTCTAATTAGTTTAATAGCATTACTATTATCTGTATCTGCAGCATCAGCAGCAGACAATAGTAAAATAAAAATGCCAAAAGACAGTATTTCAACAAAAAAAGTGAAACATATTGAATTAAAAGATAAAAAAGTAAAAAAAAAGTAAAACAAAAAATACTGATAAAAAAGCAGTGAAAAAACAAAAGAAACAAAAAAACAAAACAATGAAAATAAAATAACAACCATTAACGACTATAAAACCTATGAAGAGTTTAAACAAACCGTTGAATCAAGTAAAGACGGAGATACCGTCAAACTTACTGAAAATATAAAAAGCCAAGACACCATTAATGTCAAAGCAAATAACCTCATTATCGACGGACAAGGATTCACAATTGATGGCGATAACCATAGAATATTCCACATAACTGGAAATAATACAATTATCCAGAATTTAAAATTCATTAATGGAAAATCAGACAATGGTGGAGCAATCTATGTTGAAGCAAACCAGTGCAGTATGAAAAAATGTGAATTCAACAATAACAATGCAGACAACAACGGTGGAGCAGTTTATTGTGAAGGAAAATTAAACTGTACAGATTGTATTTTTAAAAATAACCACATATCAAAAAAATCTGTAACATATGGAGGAGCAATATGCTCTAAAAATAGTGTTACAATTGATAAATGTACTTTTGAAAACAATGAAGGATACAATGGTGGATCAATATATATTGGTGAAGGAAACTCTACAATCAAAAACTCACAATTTAAAAACAATAATGTAAATCATTATGGAGCAGGAATCTGTACAGAAGACAATTTATTTGTCCAAAATTGTACATTCATTAAAAATGAAGCAATAGCTGCTGGAGGAACTGCTGGAGGAGCTATTTATTCTAAAAAAAGAGTCACCGTGAATTCTTCTACATTTGAAGATAATGAAGCATCAGGCGCATTTATGTTTGATTGCATAGGTGGCGCAATATATTGTGGAAACATTGATTGTAACAGCACTACTTTTAAAGAAAACTATGCTTGGGACCAGGGTGGAGCAATATACATCAATTCTTTTGGAAACTCTACAATCAAAAACTCAATATTTATAAAAAACAAAAACGAATATTATGGAGGAGCAATCTACCTAGCTAGTGTCACATCCCATATTAGTTTAATTCATAATATATTTACAGAAAACTATGTACGTGGCAAATTAGGATCAATTGCTTACACTAAAGGATATTTTGATGAAATAAGTAAAAACTACTTCTATTCTGAAAAACCAAACTGGAGTAGTCACTTATTATGTCGTGAAGGCACTACAACAGTAATAGACTGTGAAGATTCAAATTATGCTAGAACAATGGAAGAATACAATAACATGGGACCTGCCTAAAATAAGCATAATTTTAATCTGCGAATAATAAAGAATTAAATCTTTATTATTCCACCTATTTTTAATAAAAATTACTTTAAACCGAATTAATTATATAAAACAGTACAATTAACACCACATAATAGAATTAAATACATATCAAACCTCAATTATTTATATTACCAATATCTAAGTAATTATACTGAATTTAAGAGGTTAAAATATGATAAATTTATCTTCAATTAAAATGCACATGTACTGTCCAATGAGCCTATATTTAAAAACACACACCAATATTGAGGATGCTGACAAATGCAACCAGTATCTGGAAATTAAAAATCTAAAAATTGATATTCAGGATTTAATGCAAAAAAATATTCGGAAAATTAAAAAATCAATGAATTTAGAAGAAATAGAAAAAACATTATCTCAAAACATTTATGAATACATCCAAAATACAACCGAATCACTAAAATCATCCAATATAACCATTACACAAGACCAGATTGATGAAATTAATGATGAAACTTATTTTAACATAAAAACATTAAGTATCAAATCTAAAAAAGCAATGACAATACTTGATAAAGATGGATTTGGTATTAGCGAGATGTTTTTTCCAAACTGCATGTATTCCTATTTAATCAAAGACCATCAACTTGAATTAATAGGAATTTGCGATAAAATAGAAATTATTGATGGCAAATATTACCCAATAAGCATTAAAAGTACAAATCCTCCAATAAAAGGTGTTTGGGACCAGGACGCAATAGAACTAGTAGGAGCAGCAATACTTCTTGAAGAGGAATTTGATACTGAAGTATTCGTAGGATTTGTGGATTATAAAAAAATTGGTGATAGACGTCCAGTAGTAATGGATGTAAATCTTAGAAAAGCACTGTTTAGTGTGATTCGAGAAGTAAAAGAAATAATTGAAAATAAAAAACAGCCAAAAGTTAAAAAGAATCCTAAAAAATGTAGAAATTGTGAATATGAACACATATGTTTAGAAAAATAAAGATAAGGATAAAATCCTTAAAAGTGAATATTGTCGCCTAAACGTTTAATATCAAAAGCAGCAGTATCTGCAATAGACATTACTGCCAAAACGCCAGCTTGAATCGGATCAGTGATAATTAAATCAGCATATTCAGTTACACTACCCGGCATATTTAGTGAAATTACAATCAAATTACTTTTTTCTTTAACATTTTTAACTGCCTGAGTAATTTCACCACCCATAAGTGAACCTGCCAAAACTAGAGCACTGACACGTGGAAGTCTTGAAATAGCTTCAATAGCTTCAGCTAATGGTTTTTCGCCAACAAGTGGAATAGTATCGATACTGATGCGTTCACCACGTATGTTATGTCTATCAGCTTCAGTTATTGCACCCATAGCTACCTGAGATACCTGTGCTCCACCACCAACAATGATTATACGTTTACCATAAATATCCAATTGTGAACCATGTAATTCAACGGATTTAATTTCTTCAATATCATTTAAAGCTGAAATTAACTCATCAATATCATCTACATGGTCAAGTTCAAGGTTAATAGAACCTACATTGTTTTTTTCAATGAAAAGGTGGACATAACTAATGTTAGCACCATATTCAGTGATAACATCAGTGATATCATCTAAAACTCCTTTTTTCTCATCAGATTTAATAGTTAATGTGTAATCATTCATTTTTTGGCCTTATTTTATCTAATTTAGCATGTGCTCTTTTCCACATACTCAAATAATTATCATTTTTAGTAACTGGAATAACTTCAAGTCCTAAATCCCTATGTTCTTGGATCCATTCTTCATCAAAAACTGGAATTTCCAATTTAATTGGTTCGGATGTAGGATTAACAATTATAAGATTCCTATAAGGAAAATCCCATTCAATAATGTATCCTCCAAGACTGATTATGTGATATGGTCTCATAACAAATTTCATTTAATTCCCCCTATAATAATCCAAGTACAATAGCGAATACTCCAAGCAAGGTTGTTCCTAAAATTGTTGGAAGTAACTGTTTATTTGTAAATACCGGTGCGAATGCTGAGAAAATTCCCATCATCAAGACAAAAATTAAAGCAACAGCAATATTAACAAGAATTCCTAAAGAGAAAATGCTTGGTGGAACTCCAATAAACAATACGGAAAATACACATCCAAGAACGAACATGAAGAATCCTCTTGTTAAAACAACAATTGCTCTGTATTTTGCAGCATATTCCATGTATGGACCTTCAATAACATCAGATTTAGCTTTAATTATTGAAAATGGATATTCGTTTAAAATTATCATATATCCCATGAAAAATACAATAGCCGCAATTGCACCAGATACTGTAAATAAGAATGGTCCGTGGACTTGTTGGAATGCAACAATATCTTTTAAGAAGATACTGCCTGCAGCAGCAACAGGAGCAAATAATGCTAAATACAATGGGAAAGACCCGTAGGTAATCATTCTTAAAGATCTTCTTGCACTGATATCTTCAATAAATGATACTGGAGCATCATTGTGAACTGCACCTTTAATACGGTCTGGGAAAGGCATTCTTACAGACATAATGGATTTGGATAATGCTCCCATTAATACATAACATATTTCTTCAACTTTTAAAAATCCAACAATTGTAACTAAACTTGCAAGAGTTGGAATTTGGTAAGCTTGAGGAGTTAATGCAATGAAAACACATAAAACCACCATGAAACATACAATCGGCAACATTTTGTATAATTTTGGAACCGGAGATGAAACTTCAACATTTTCCTTAAACATGAATTTAAGTGGAGCCATAATTCCAGGAGAAATTACCAAAGGCCCAATCCTTTGTTGGATTCTTGCATGCACATATTTTCTTTCAATTCCAGGAAGTAATGTTGAGATTACAAAACAAACAAGAACTGTAAGAATTACTGCAATTATTGGATTTGTAAGTAAATTTGAAAACATAATCTATCTCCTAATTATCTCAATTGCTCTGTCAGAACAGGTAAAACATGGGTCACATTGTACAATACATAATTGACCATCAGTTATATGATTTCCAATAGCTGCATATTGCATAGCTCCAATGTTAGACATTGAAGGAGTTCTAATAACACAGTGTCTTACCCTTCCGCTTTCTAATCCATAAGAGTGATATAAAGTTCCCCTTGGAACTTCAATGTAACTTTCATTAATTTCAGTGTCAAACATTTCCCAATCATGATTTACTACTTTACCTTCAGGAATATTTGCAATAGCTTGTCTGATAATTTTAATTGACTCAAATGATTCTAAAACCCTCACCATTAAATTGGATTTTACATCCCCGTCAGGTTGAGTCACAATATTATAATCAAAGTCATCATATTCAAACATGGTTGTTCTTAAGTCTCTTGCAACACCAGTTGCTCTTAAGGAAGGACCAGTTACAGCTAATTTAATAGCTTGTTTTTGTGGTATGATACCTACACCAGTGATTCTGGATATTACAATTGGATCTGAAGTGAATCTGTCTGCAAATTTGGTTAATTCTTCTTCGACTTTATCCATATCATCTTTAATTCTTTGTAATTTGTTAACATCCAAGTCACATCTTGGTCTTACTCCACCTAAAACAGAACATCCATACTGAACTCTGTTTCCTCCAACCATAGCAAGTAATTCCATGATTATTTCTCTTAAGTAGAATATTCTCATGGAAAATGTTTCGTGAGCCAATACTTCACAACCATGAGCTAAATACAAGAAGTGTGAGTGTAATCTTTCAAGTTCTCCCATAATCACACGAATGTAGACACCTCTTTGTGGAATTTCGATACCTAAACCAGTTTCTGCAGTTCTGCATGAGTTCCATATATGTGAGTTGGAACAAATTCCACAAATTTTTTCAGTAAGTGAGTTAGCCTTTTGTACAGGAAGACCTTCCATAATTCTTTCAATACCCCTATGATTAACACCAATAGTAATTTCAGCTTCCTGAATTATTTCATCTTCAACAAAAAACCTTACTCTATATGGTTCCAATGCAGCAGGGTGAACTGTACCCATTGGAATTTCTGTTTCAATAATATTATTTGTTGGTACTTTTTCATCCATATAAAACCCTCTCTAATCCGCATCCAATAATGTAGGTAAAAGTGATACAACACCAGCTAAAACATCTTGAGGTCTTACAGCACAACCTGGGATTTTAGCATTAACAGGTATAATGTTTTCAACTGGACCTTCAATTTCTTCTGAAGGAATATCACCATGACAATTCTTATAAACTCCACCCATTAAAGCACAGCTTCCAGCAGCTACAACTAATTTTGGATTAGGAATAGCATCATAGATTGCTTCTAATGGTTTTCTATTTAAGTGTGTAACCGGACCTGTAACAACCAAAACATCAGCTTCACGAGGGTTCCAGGTTAAAAACACATTATATTGTTCAGCATCAAATCTTGGGGACAATATTGAATTAACAATCTCAATATCACATCCATTACATCCACCAGTATAAACTAACATAACGTGGATTGCTCTTGCTCTTGAAAATGATTTGATTCCCATTTAATCACCATCCCCTTTATTTTTTAATACTGTTTTATCAGATAAGTACTGAGAAATAACTTTAAGCTTATCTTCAGATATTTTAAATGGTTGCTCGATAAATTCAGAAACATTCACTTCCTGATCTCCAACACATGAAGGGTGAACTGCTCCTTTTTGTCCGTAAAGTGAAAATATTGGACAAAAATCATGACAATAATAACAAACAACACATTTTTCAAGATTAATTTCAGGTACTTCTGATATAGTCCAATCTTCAGTCAATTTGACAGGGCTTGCTAATGTTTTCATATCAATTGCACCGGTAGGACATACATTTGAACAACCAGAACATCCAATACATGCCACCTCGTCAATTCTATCATCCACTTTTACATTAAGAGTAGAGATTTGATTTCTCAAATCCATATCAGTTACCCTATCAGCTGCAAAAAAGATTCTTTTAAAGTTAGTAAATGCTCCTTCCAAAGCTATTCTAATTAAATTTCTCATTTAAATACCCTCTATTGAATCTTTAAAATTTCTTTCGAATAAAAATGCTCTTGCTGGACATGCATTCTTACATGCTCCACAATAAATACAATTTTCTTCATTAACAACAAAATTACCGTCAATTTTATCAATTGCATCATATGAACAAGTTTTATAACATAATCCACAGTGCATACATAATTCCTGTTCAATGAAATTGAATCCATCTTTGATTTCATTTTTATACATTGTAGATTTAGGAATTGCATCAACCGGACAATGTACTGCACAGTTTTCACATAATATACATTTATCCAAATCAACGGAAATGCTTCCTCTGTTAAGTGTAATAGCTTGTTTTTGACATACTTCAGCACAGATTCCACATGAAATACAATCATCTGAGACTTTTCCATCCCATAAGTAAGTCATGAATTTACGTGCATCAACTTCATTACACACTTGAACACATTTTCCACAAAATACACAAAATCCGGATAATGTTGCTAATTCTACGTCTTTAAATTCATCGTAGACAAACATATCTCCGTCTTCAGCTAAAGTATGAACCGGACAGCGACTAATAGCTACATCATGATTTTGATTTTCAACATCACAGGTTGGATCATATCTTAATTTACCATCAACTTTCTTATGAGAGTCATTTTCACATAAATCAGCACATAATCCACAGTTTAAACATGAAATTAATGAACCTGTTGACTTTTGATTTAATTTATTAACTGTAATTTCAAAGTCACTTACTGAAATTGCCTCGTGAGGACAAGCTTTCAAACAGTTAAGACAAAGAGTACAGGAATTTTTATTGATAATTTGATGTTTATTCATTGAACCGTTAGGACAGACATCTTCACAAACTCTACATTCACAGCAGATTCCTTCATCTCTGTCGATTTTAACATGAATCGCACCTGTTGGACAATATTCACTACATCTTCCACATAAAATACAATTGTCCATATCAGTTCCAAAGTAATTTCTTGAAATCATTTTTGTTTCACTTTCTTTTTTGTGAGGAACTTTATTTATTGGTGGATTGAGAATTTGAATTGATCTAATTAAGTTCAATTGTTTGTCTTTTTCAAGTTCATATCCGTCAACACGGTTTGGACATGCTTCCTGACAAACACCACAACGTGCACAAATACCATACACAATACCGTCTTCAATAGTAATATTATCAATAGGACAGTTGTATAGACACATTCCACAACCATTACATTTAGCTCTATCTACAACATATCCTCCATAGCTATTTTGGAAAATTGCTCCATTAGGACAGTTTTTATGACATATTCCACAGGTAAGACAGCTAAATGATTTTCCATTGATAAATTTAATAGCTTTTGTAGGGCATTGATTAATACAATCTCTTTTTCCTTCACATGTATTAGTTGACAAAAACATAACAATAACCCCTTATTTACTCCTTGCAAATAAAAATTTGCCTACAAAAATTCCTATTAAAGCAGATACAAATGCAGTTGAAATTGGTAAATCTGTATAGAACGGATAATTACCAAATTGCCAAGCAGCAATAAGTCCTGCAATAAAGATTACTACAAATGATGCTAAAGTAAATTCCATATCAGAGCGGTTAACTTTGATTTGAGTTCCTATAATTGCACCTAATATAAATCCGAATATAATTGGGCCTAAACTTAACATCATTCATTCTCCTGTGTAAATTTTTTAAATCCTGCAAATGCAATAACAATTGAGGATAATCCAACAAATACCTTTAATCCTACGAAAATATTGAGATATGGAATAATTCCTGCGTTTGTAACATCAGGATAATGGAAAATATTTTGAATCATAGCTGGAACAACATTTGATAAGTCTGCACCAACATTGTATAAGAATGATCCACCAAGCAATAAACCAACTAATCCTAATGCAATAAATCCAAGTGCACCGATTGATTCTAAAACTTCAATAAATGCATGTGAAAATTCCAATGGAGAATTACCTACACCGTAAACAAGAATAGATAAGATAACTCCACCTGCAATCATAGCACCACCTTGGAAACCTCCACCAGGAGTGATGTGACCACCAAGAATAGTCATTATACCAATACAAATCAATATAATTGAGATTGGTAGGGAAATTAATTTTAAAATCATACTAGTTTGACTCATTGTTTATCCCCCAATAATCCTTTACCAAAGATAAGTAAAACAATTAAACCTGCGCTTAATAAGATAATTGATTCTCCTAATGTATCGTAAGCTCTGAAATCGAAAATAACTGCAGTAATTAAGTTTGGAGCTATTTTGGTTCCTACTGCATTGTAAATATAACTTACACCAGGATTAATCATATTACTTAAATGAAATACTGCATCCAATAAAGTAACAGATAAAATTGCTGCCATTATAGATGCAATTAAATTACGAATTGTAGTGTGATTAGACAAGAGTACCACCCCAATATAATAATGAACAAATAATTGCAAGAGTTACCATTGAATAGAATAACATCTTATCTAATGAATCCTCTTGTTCAATTTTAAACTTCGGAATAAGTGGAATATTAACAATCAATACAACTACAACGATTAAAGCAAATAATCCTGCAATTAAAACATTGACATGTCTTAACAAAAGAGTTGCT contains:
- a CDS encoding hydrogenase, producing the protein MSLYDKIFDVVAQFRKLFSPGPVTNADVSGSITAEIFLIVSLVLATLLLRHVNVLIAGLFALIVVVVLIVNIPLIPKFKIEQEDSLDKMLFYSMVTLAIICSLLYWGGTLV
- a CDS encoding EhbH, producing the protein MSNHTTIRNLIASIMAAILSVTLLDAVFHLSNMINPGVSYIYNAVGTKIAPNLITAVIFDFRAYDTLGESIILLSAGLIVLLIFGKGLLGDKQ
- a CDS encoding DUF5612 domain-containing protein; translation: MNDYTLTIKSDEKKGVLDDITDVITEYGANISYVHLFIEKNNVGSINLELDHVDDIDELISALNDIEEIKSVELHGSQLDIYGKRIIIVGGGAQVSQVAMGAITEADRHNIRGERISIDTIPLVGEKPLAEAIEAISRLPRVSALVLAGSLMGGEITQAVKNVKEKSNLIVISLNMPGSVTEYADLIITDPIQAGVLAVMSIADTAAFDIKRLGDNIHF
- the cas4 gene encoding CRISPR-associated protein Cas4: MINLSSIKMHMYCPMSLYLKTHTNIEDADKCNQYLEIKNLKIDIQDLMQKNIRKIKKSMNLEEIEKTLSQNIYEYIQNTTESLKSSNITITQDQIDEINDETYFNIKTLSIKSKKAMTILDKDGFGISEMFFPNCMYSYLIKDHQLELIGICDKIEIIDGKYYPISIKSTNPPIKGVWDQDAIELVGAAILLEEEFDTEVFVGFVDYKKIGDRRPVVMDVNLRKALFSVIREVKEIIENKKQPKVKKNPKKCRNCEYEHICLEK
- a CDS encoding NADH-quinone oxidoreductase subunit H, which codes for MFSNLLTNPIIAVILTVLVCFVISTLLPGIERKYVHARIQQRIGPLVISPGIMAPLKFMFKENVEVSSPVPKLYKMLPIVCFMVVLCVFIALTPQAYQIPTLASLVTIVGFLKVEEICYVLMGALSKSIMSVRMPFPDRIKGAVHNDAPVSFIEDISARRSLRMITYGSFPLYLALFAPVAAAGSIFLKDIVAFQQVHGPFLFTVSGAIAAIVFFMGYMIILNEYPFSIIKAKSDVIEGPYMEYAAKYRAIVVLTRGFFMFVLGCVFSVLFIGVPPSIFSLGILVNIAVALIFVLMMGIFSAFAPVFTNKQLLPTILGTTLLGVFAIVLGLL
- a CDS encoding 4Fe-4S binding protein — its product is MRNLIRIALEGAFTNFKRIFFAADRVTDMDLRNQISTLNVKVDDRIDEVACIGCSGCSNVCPTGAIDMKTLASPVKLTEDWTISEVPEINLEKCVVCYYCHDFCPIFSLYGQKGAVHPSCVGDQEVNVSEFIEQPFKISEDKLKVISQYLSDKTVLKNKGDGD
- a CDS encoding NADH-quinone oxidoreductase subunit B family protein, which produces MGIKSFSRARAIHVMLVYTGGCNGCDIEIVNSILSPRFDAEQYNVFLTWNPREADVLVVTGPVTHLNRKPLEAIYDAIPNPKLVVAAGSCALMGGVYKNCHGDIPSEEIEGPVENIIPVNAKIPGCAVRPQDVLAGVVSLLPTLLDAD
- a CDS encoding right-handed parallel beta-helix repeat-containing protein, whose translation is MTGNNTIIQNLKFINGKSDNGGAIYVEANQCSMKKCEFNNNNADNNGGAVYCEGKLNCTDCIFKNNHISKKSVTYGGAICSKNSVTIDKCTFENNEGYNGGSIYIGEGNSTIKNSQFKNNNVNHYGAGICTEDNLFVQNCTFIKNEAIAAGGTAGGAIYSKKRVTVNSSTFEDNEASGAFMFDCIGGAIYCGNIDCNSTTFKENYAWDQGGAIYINSFGNSTIKNSIFIKNKNEYYGGAIYLASVTSHISLIHNIFTENYVRGKLGSIAYTKGYFDEISKNYFYSEKPNWSSHLLCREGTTTVIDCEDSNYARTMEEYNNMGPA
- a CDS encoding MnhB domain-containing protein, whose amino-acid sequence is MSQTSMILKLISLPISIILICIGIMTILGGHITPGGGFQGGAMIAGGVILSILVYGVGNSPLEFSHAFIEVLESIGALGFIALGLVGLLLGGSFLYNVGADLSNVVPAMIQNIFHYPDVTNAGIIPYLNIFVGLKVFVGLSSIVIAFAGFKKFTQENE
- a CDS encoding energy-converting hydrogenase B subunit J; the encoded protein is MMLSLGPIIFGFILGAIIGTQIKVNRSDMEFTLASFVVIFIAGLIAAWQFGNYPFYTDLPISTAFVSALIGIFVGKFLFARSK
- a CDS encoding nickel-dependent hydrogenase large subunit; the protein is MDEKVPTNNIIETEIPMGTVHPAALEPYRVRFFVEDEIIQEAEITIGVNHRGIERIMEGLPVQKANSLTEKICGICSNSHIWNSCRTAETGLGIEIPQRGVYIRVIMGELERLHSHFLYLAHGCEVLAHETFSMRIFYLREIIMELLAMVGGNRVQYGCSVLGGVRPRCDLDVNKLQRIKDDMDKVEEELTKFADRFTSDPIVISRITGVGIIPQKQAIKLAVTGPSLRATGVARDLRTTMFEYDDFDYNIVTQPDGDVKSNLMVRVLESFESIKIIRQAIANIPEGKVVNHDWEMFDTEINESYIEVPRGTLYHSYGLESGRVRHCVIRTPSMSNIGAMQYAAIGNHITDGQLCIVQCDPCFTCSDRAIEIIRR
- a CDS encoding energy-converting hydrogenase B subunit P, coding for MKFVMRPYHIISLGGYIIEWDFPYRNLIIVNPTSEPIKLEIPVFDEEWIQEHRDLGLEVIPVTKNDNYLSMWKRAHAKLDKIRPKNE
- a CDS encoding 4Fe-4S binding protein, translated to MFLSTNTCEGKRDCINQCPTKAIKFINGKSFSCLTCGICHKNCPNGAIFQNSYGGYVVDRAKCNGCGMCLYNCPIDNITIEDGIVYGICARCGVCQEACPNRVDGYELEKDKQLNLIRSIQILNPPINKVPHKKESETKMISRNYFGTDMDNCILCGRCSEYCPTGAIHVKIDRDEGICCECRVCEDVCPNGSMNKHQIINKNSCTLCLNCLKACPHEAISVSDFEITVNKLNQKSTGSLISCLNCGLCADLCENDSHKKVDGKLRYDPTCDVENQNHDVAISRCPVHTLAEDGDMFVYDEFKDVELATLSGFCVFCGKCVQVCNEVDARKFMTYLWDGKVSDDCISCGICAEVCQKQAITLNRGSISVDLDKCILCENCAVHCPVDAIPKSTMYKNEIKDGFNFIEQELCMHCGLCYKTCSYDAIDKIDGNFVVNEENCIYCGACKNACPARAFLFERNFKDSIEGI
- a CDS encoding sodium-dependent transporter, whose amino-acid sequence is MSEKKTVEWNSTFAFMMAMIGSAVGLGNIWRFPNVLYANGGGSFMIPYIVSLFLLGISFVLVEYAVGYRFKKSVGKILFEISKKLEPIAWFIVLVVFLITTYYVCVVGWDLIYVVLSFTKAWGADPNLFFSSNVLQATDALSGFFQIVPMVLASVFAVWLIIWLIVKRDLNDGIGNVSKILMPLLCLIVVFIVIFSLTLPGASVGYTQIFTPDWGALTNLDVWLAAFGQIVFSLSLGMAIAMTYASYLPDKSKLVDSAVTVAFSNSIFEVFNSIGIFSILGFMFVSTGIPFDELVTSGTGLAFVVFPQVLNTLGPMGYVIGPLFFLCILFAGITSAIALLEVATYAISEKFDIGRKKTVTMICVLGFIISIIFTTSLGSTILGAFDAFLNNFALLLGILIECIIFGWIYDFDKLISTLNKDSRIKVGKLWKIVIKFILPLCIAVLWIQGVYTTITTADQLSLFIMGILTVILIVLPIVFTKLPAKNEDYYKITSE